The Saccharothrix variisporea genome has a segment encoding these proteins:
- a CDS encoding NAD(P)H-dependent flavin oxidoreductase, translated as MLDRLEVPVIAAPMAGGASTPELVAEVGRAGGLGFLAAGYLNLEAVATQIKETMALTDKPFGVNLFVPGVKSTVDVSAYRDRVRSQSPTEPGEPRWDDDSFAAKLELVMAMRVPVVSFTFGLPEPHDVHRLHAAGSTVVATVTTPAEARQAAAVGVDALCVQGCDAGGHRGTFADDGVSPGGGELFGVLAALRLVRARVDLPLIAAGGLVHGADVAAVLAAGAVAAQLGTAFLTCPEAGTAAAYREALKSGTRRTALTRAFSGRPARGLVNRFLAENSAHAPAAYPEVHHLTKPVRATGDPELMSLWAGQTYALARPAPAAELVARLRAEARAALDSAAMRIPPL; from the coding sequence ATGCTGGACCGACTGGAAGTCCCCGTGATCGCCGCGCCCATGGCGGGTGGTGCGTCCACGCCCGAACTGGTCGCCGAGGTGGGCCGCGCGGGCGGTCTGGGGTTCCTCGCGGCCGGTTACCTGAACCTGGAGGCCGTGGCCACCCAGATCAAGGAGACCATGGCGCTGACGGACAAGCCGTTCGGCGTCAACCTGTTCGTGCCGGGCGTGAAGTCCACTGTGGACGTCTCCGCCTACCGCGACCGGGTCCGCTCCCAGTCACCGACCGAGCCGGGTGAGCCGCGCTGGGACGACGACTCGTTCGCGGCCAAGTTGGAGCTGGTCATGGCGATGCGGGTCCCGGTGGTCTCGTTCACCTTCGGCCTGCCCGAGCCGCACGACGTGCACCGCCTGCACGCCGCCGGGTCGACCGTCGTCGCCACGGTCACCACGCCCGCCGAGGCCCGGCAGGCGGCGGCGGTCGGGGTGGACGCCCTGTGCGTCCAGGGGTGTGACGCCGGTGGGCACCGGGGGACCTTCGCGGACGACGGCGTCTCCCCGGGTGGTGGCGAGCTGTTCGGCGTACTGGCCGCCCTCCGCCTGGTCCGCGCCCGCGTGGACCTGCCGCTGATCGCCGCGGGCGGCCTCGTGCACGGCGCGGACGTCGCCGCGGTGCTGGCCGCGGGGGCGGTGGCGGCGCAGCTGGGGACGGCGTTCCTGACCTGTCCGGAGGCCGGCACGGCCGCCGCGTACCGCGAAGCACTGAAGTCGGGCACCCGGCGCACGGCGCTGACCAGGGCGTTCAGCGGACGTCCCGCGCGCGGGCTGGTGAACCGGTTCCTCGCCGAGAACTCGGCGCACGCCCCGGCCGCCTACCCGGAGGTGCACCACCTGACCAAGCCGGTCCGTGCGACCGGCGACCCCGAGCTGATGTCGTTGTGGGCCGGCCAGACCTACGCGCTGGCCCGTCCGGCTCCGGCGGCCGAGCTGGTGGCCCGCCTCCGTGCGGAGGCACGCGCCGCGCTGGACTCCGCCGCGATGCGGATTCCACCGCTCTGA
- a CDS encoding ribonuclease domain-containing protein, protein MTPARRLTVALVGLIALVVIGYFAKDLGGSTEPPPPTSTTGSTKAAAGSGTASAAKPAQVPGAASGLPVKGLTSLPGEAKATWELIERGGPFPYPRNDGVTFQNREKRLPAKSGDYYREYTVPTPGSDDRGARRLVTGREREVYYTGDHYESFVVVDVTK, encoded by the coding sequence GTGACTCCCGCACGTCGCCTCACCGTCGCGCTGGTGGGCCTGATCGCGCTGGTCGTGATCGGCTACTTCGCGAAGGACCTCGGCGGCTCCACCGAGCCCCCACCCCCGACGTCCACGACCGGCTCCACCAAGGCCGCGGCCGGCTCCGGCACGGCGTCGGCGGCCAAGCCCGCCCAGGTGCCCGGCGCGGCGTCCGGGCTGCCGGTCAAGGGCCTGACCAGCCTGCCCGGCGAGGCGAAGGCGACCTGGGAGCTGATCGAGCGCGGCGGCCCGTTCCCGTACCCGCGCAACGACGGCGTGACCTTCCAGAACCGCGAGAAGCGCCTGCCCGCGAAGTCCGGCGACTACTACCGGGAGTACACCGTGCCGACCCCGGGCAGCGACGACCGTGGCGCGCGCCGCCTGGTGACCGGGCGCGAGCGGGAGGTCTACTACACCGGTGACCACTACGAGTCGTTCGTCGTCGTGGACGTGACGAAATGA
- a CDS encoding chitinase: MASRTRRALGAVLAGVLAFAGLTLVVVGSASAANLVANPGFDTGNLSGWTCTGTASAVTTPKRSGTHALSATPAGSDNARCSQTITVQANTAYKLSAWVQGSYVYLGVTGTGSGDKSTWTPGSSGFSQLSLDFTTGASTSVTVYLHGWYGQPTYYADDVALDGPGTPPTSTTTTTTTSTTTSTTTTTTTTTTTTTTTTPPDPTLPKHVLTGYWHNFDNGSRVLKLADVPTTYDIVAVAFADAVPATRGAVDFTLDPTLSSKLGGYTDAQFKADVKTLQARGQKVIISVGGEKGTIWVGDSASSTAFANSVKSLIAEYGFNGVDIDLENGINSTYMSSALRSINAAGGKILTMAPQTIDMQSTGQEYFKLALAVKDILTVVNMQYYNSGTMLGCDQKVYSQGTVDFLVALACIQLQNGLRPDQVGLGLPASPSGAGGGYQSPANVNAALNCLAKGTNCGSFKPAQTWPGIRGAMTWSINWDASNNWQFANTVAPHLDTLP; encoded by the coding sequence GTGGCTTCGAGGACGAGACGCGCTCTGGGCGCGGTGCTGGCCGGTGTGCTGGCCTTCGCGGGCCTGACCCTGGTGGTGGTGGGCAGCGCCTCGGCCGCCAACCTGGTGGCCAACCCCGGCTTCGACACCGGCAACCTGAGCGGCTGGACCTGCACCGGGACCGCGAGCGCGGTCACCACGCCCAAGCGCAGCGGGACGCACGCCCTGTCCGCGACCCCGGCGGGGTCGGACAACGCCCGTTGCTCGCAGACGATCACCGTCCAGGCGAACACCGCCTACAAGCTGTCCGCCTGGGTCCAGGGCAGCTACGTGTACCTGGGCGTGACCGGCACCGGCAGCGGCGACAAGAGCACCTGGACGCCGGGGTCGAGCGGCTTCAGCCAGCTCTCCCTGGACTTCACCACCGGCGCCTCCACCAGCGTCACCGTCTACCTGCACGGCTGGTACGGCCAGCCCACCTACTACGCCGACGACGTCGCCCTCGACGGCCCCGGCACCCCGCCGACCAGCACCACCACCACGACGACCACCAGCACGACGACGAGCACCACCACGACCACGACAACGACGACCACCACGACGACCACGACCACGCCGCCGGACCCGACGCTGCCCAAGCACGTCCTCACCGGCTACTGGCACAACTTCGACAACGGCTCCCGCGTGCTCAAGCTCGCCGACGTGCCCACCACGTACGACATCGTGGCCGTCGCGTTCGCCGACGCCGTCCCGGCCACCCGCGGCGCGGTCGACTTCACCCTCGACCCGACCCTGTCCAGCAAGCTCGGCGGCTACACCGACGCCCAGTTCAAGGCCGACGTCAAGACCCTCCAGGCCCGCGGCCAGAAGGTGATCATCTCCGTCGGCGGCGAAAAGGGCACCATCTGGGTCGGTGACAGCGCGTCCTCCACCGCCTTCGCCAACAGCGTCAAGTCGCTGATCGCCGAGTACGGCTTCAACGGCGTGGACATCGACCTGGAGAACGGCATCAACTCCACCTACATGTCCTCGGCGCTGCGCAGCATCAACGCGGCCGGCGGCAAGATCCTCACCATGGCCCCGCAGACCATCGACATGCAGTCGACCGGTCAGGAGTACTTCAAGCTGGCGCTGGCCGTGAAGGACATCCTCACGGTGGTCAACATGCAGTACTACAACTCGGGCACCATGCTCGGCTGCGACCAGAAGGTGTACTCGCAGGGCACGGTGGACTTCCTGGTGGCGCTGGCGTGCATCCAACTCCAGAACGGCCTGCGCCCCGACCAGGTCGGCCTGGGCCTGCCCGCCTCGCCGTCCGGCGCGGGTGGCGGCTACCAGTCGCCGGCCAACGTCAACGCGGCGCTGAACTGCCTGGCCAAGGGCACGAACTGCGGTTCGTTCAAGCCCGCGCAGACCTGGCCGGGCATCCGCGGCGCGATGACGTGGTCGATCAACTGGGACGCTTCGAACAACTGGCAGTTCGCGAACACGGTGGCCCCGCACCTGGACACCCTGCCGTGA
- a CDS encoding DUF885 domain-containing protein, which produces MTTARELSDELLTVALDADPVEATLRGVPGWDDRLPDPSAEAAADIARRAEDIARRARSGGDDPVTRAVVAQQADMVAGRARAGLVEHTHAEGLNAPIPLLLTALPLIRPVGDWARRDYLTRLSTFPAYLDALARRQRDSPKRPVAHLVEAAAARLDRHLAGPVDPLADPLRATDLYDECTAVLREQVRPAFERYRDFLRTEIAPRGRSEDEPGLCALDGGAQLYASLVPLYTTTAHTPEELHRIGLDLVEALDREYEEIGARVFGGPLPAREVRDRLLADPALRWQSAEEMTALAKATIERAERVAPDWFGTVPPDRCEVRAVPEADAPNAPLAYYLDPALDGSRPGTYYVNTFQATERDRFSAESTAFHEGVPGHHFQISLAQARDDLPPLRRFASVEAYLEGWALYAERLADEMGLYSGDVARLGMLSGDSLRAARLVVDTGLHALGWTRRQAVEFLRDNAVMPDVDIHSEVDRYIENPAQALSYMVGRLEIQRLRGDAERRLGDRFDIRAFHDLVLGGGPLPMAVLAEVVDGWVDHLGP; this is translated from the coding sequence ATGACGACTGCGCGCGAGCTGTCCGACGAGCTGCTCACCGTCGCCCTCGACGCCGATCCGGTCGAGGCGACCCTGCGCGGGGTGCCCGGGTGGGACGACCGGCTGCCCGACCCGAGCGCCGAGGCCGCCGCGGACATCGCCCGCCGGGCCGAGGACATCGCCCGCCGCGCGCGGTCCGGCGGCGACGACCCGGTGACGCGTGCGGTGGTGGCCCAGCAGGCGGACATGGTCGCCGGGCGCGCTCGGGCCGGGCTGGTCGAGCACACCCACGCCGAGGGCCTGAACGCGCCGATCCCGCTGCTGCTGACCGCGTTACCGCTGATCCGGCCGGTCGGCGACTGGGCACGCCGGGACTACCTGACCCGCCTGTCCACCTTCCCCGCCTACCTCGACGCCCTCGCCCGCCGCCAGCGCGACTCGCCGAAGCGACCGGTCGCGCACCTGGTGGAAGCCGCCGCCGCCCGCCTGGACCGGCACCTCGCCGGCCCCGTCGACCCGCTCGCGGACCCGTTGCGCGCCACCGACCTGTACGACGAGTGCACCGCGGTCCTCCGAGAACAGGTGCGGCCCGCGTTCGAGCGCTACCGCGACTTCCTGCGCACGGAGATCGCCCCGCGCGGTCGTTCCGAGGACGAACCGGGCCTGTGCGCGCTGGACGGAGGCGCCCAGCTGTACGCGAGCCTCGTCCCCCTCTACACGACCACCGCCCACACCCCCGAAGAGCTGCACCGCATCGGCCTGGACCTGGTCGAAGCGCTCGACCGCGAGTACGAGGAGATCGGCGCACGGGTCTTCGGCGGCCCGCTGCCCGCCCGGGAGGTTCGGGACCGGCTGCTCGCCGACCCGGCACTGCGCTGGCAGAGCGCCGAGGAGATGACCGCGCTGGCCAAGGCGACCATCGAGCGGGCGGAACGCGTCGCGCCGGACTGGTTCGGCACCGTGCCCCCGGACCGCTGCGAGGTGCGGGCGGTGCCCGAGGCGGACGCGCCCAACGCCCCGCTGGCCTACTACCTGGACCCGGCGCTGGACGGTTCCCGACCGGGCACCTACTACGTGAACACCTTCCAGGCCACCGAACGCGACCGGTTCAGCGCCGAGTCCACCGCGTTCCACGAGGGCGTACCCGGGCACCACTTCCAGATCTCGCTGGCCCAGGCGCGCGACGACCTGCCGCCGCTGCGCCGGTTCGCCTCCGTCGAGGCCTACCTGGAGGGCTGGGCGCTCTACGCCGAGCGGCTGGCCGACGAGATGGGCCTCTACAGCGGTGACGTGGCCCGCCTCGGGATGCTGTCCGGCGACTCGCTTCGCGCCGCGCGCCTGGTGGTGGACACCGGTCTGCACGCCCTGGGCTGGACCCGGCGCCAAGCCGTGGAGTTCTTGCGGGACAACGCGGTCATGCCCGACGTGGACATCCACTCCGAGGTGGACCGGTACATCGAGAACCCCGCGCAGGCGCTGTCGTACATGGTGGGACGACTGGAGATCCAACGCCTGCGCGGGGACGCGGAGCGGCGCCTGGGCGACCGCTTCGACATCAGGGCCTTCCACGACCTCGTGCTCGGCGGCGGTCCTCTGCCGATGGCCGTGCTCGCCGAGGTGGTCGACGGGTGGGTCGACCACCTCGGTCCCTGA
- a CDS encoding LysR family transcriptional regulator: protein MALNFAQLRAFLAVVDEGGFGAAADTLGITQSAVSHAVAALERTLGHPVLHRHGRPTPTSFGAELVAHARTAVAASAAITDLAARRGGLARGTIKLAAPPTVCQGLLPDLLSRWKAEFPHVRIRLFEGEDDEVADWLANGTVEAAVVVDPPPGHGVEVGEDAFHALLREDHPLAGEPDVDVADLADDPFLLSCGGCERHVRQAHQGLPFKPVHRVRELGTLLAMVRAGVGITIVPGLISAMLPPGLVLVPLRRRVVRRLVISGPPGREWHPAVTALVGSVSG, encoded by the coding sequence ATGGCACTGAACTTCGCGCAACTCCGCGCGTTCCTCGCGGTGGTGGACGAGGGCGGCTTCGGCGCCGCCGCCGACACCCTGGGCATCACCCAGTCCGCCGTCTCCCACGCGGTCGCCGCCCTGGAACGCACCCTGGGCCACCCGGTCCTGCACCGCCACGGCCGCCCGACACCCACGTCCTTCGGCGCGGAACTGGTCGCGCACGCCCGGACCGCCGTCGCCGCCTCGGCCGCGATCACCGACCTGGCCGCCCGGCGCGGCGGCCTGGCGCGCGGCACGATCAAGCTCGCCGCACCGCCCACCGTGTGCCAGGGCCTGCTCCCGGACCTGCTGTCCCGGTGGAAGGCGGAGTTCCCGCACGTCCGCATCCGCCTGTTCGAGGGCGAGGACGACGAGGTCGCCGACTGGCTGGCCAACGGGACGGTGGAAGCCGCGGTGGTGGTGGACCCGCCGCCCGGTCACGGCGTGGAGGTGGGCGAGGACGCCTTCCACGCCTTGCTGCGCGAGGACCACCCGTTGGCCGGCGAACCGGACGTGGACGTGGCCGACCTGGCGGACGACCCGTTCCTGCTGTCGTGCGGCGGGTGCGAGCGGCACGTGCGGCAGGCCCACCAGGGGTTGCCGTTCAAGCCCGTGCACCGGGTGCGCGAGCTGGGCACGTTGCTGGCGATGGTCCGGGCGGGCGTCGGCATCACGATCGTGCCCGGCCTGATCTCGGCCATGCTGCCGCCGGGCCTGGTGCTGGTGCCGCTGCGCCGCCGGGTGGTCCGCCGCCTGGTGATCAGCGGACCTCCCGGACGCGAGTGGCACCCGGCCGTGACGGCGCTGGTCGGCTCGGTCAGCGGGTGA
- a CDS encoding alkaline phosphatase D family protein produces MGPVPHTHPRRDALKLGAIAGVALLTAPALPAFAATPRFRHGVASGDPLPDAVVLWTRVTPTDDALPGSGLGPTVTVAHEVAEDAAFTRVVSTGSTTTGPDRDHTVKLDVTGLQPGRHYFYRFTLDGERSPVGRTKTAPATTATVPGLRFGVVSCSNWQSGRFAAYRHLAERDDLDAVVHLGDYLYEYGPGEFGSGRPHEPAREVLSLADYRVRHAQYKTDPELQQLHAAYPWVITIDDHEVANDAWSGGAENHTEGAEGSYAARRAAAMQAYREWMPVRTGPDGRIYRRLRFGTLAELTMLDLRTYRSQQVGTDIGRADDPDRSIAGADQLAFLRDGLVASDARWKLVGNPVMFSPVLIPALPQAIGRPLAELIGVPADGVPINVDQWDGYQYDRRVLIDALARNNVQNTVFLTGDIHTSWAFEVPFDAALYPITRRTVATELVVPSVTSDNIDELTGAPPRTVSLAAEAALTTLNRHLKWVELDSHGYSVLDVTADRVRMDWYFLADRSRADSAATLARTFTVAAGTQRLR; encoded by the coding sequence ATGGGTCCCGTGCCGCACACACACCCCCGCCGGGACGCCCTGAAGCTGGGCGCCATCGCCGGCGTAGCCCTGCTGACCGCCCCCGCCCTGCCGGCCTTCGCCGCCACGCCCCGCTTCCGCCACGGCGTCGCGTCCGGCGACCCGCTCCCCGACGCCGTCGTCCTCTGGACCCGCGTCACCCCCACCGACGACGCCCTCCCCGGCTCCGGCCTCGGCCCGACCGTCACCGTCGCCCACGAGGTCGCCGAGGACGCCGCGTTCACCCGCGTGGTGTCCACCGGCAGCACCACCACCGGCCCCGACCGCGACCACACCGTGAAGCTCGACGTGACCGGTCTCCAGCCCGGCCGCCACTACTTCTACCGCTTCACCCTCGACGGCGAGCGCTCTCCCGTCGGCCGCACGAAGACCGCGCCCGCCACCACCGCCACCGTCCCGGGCCTCCGGTTCGGTGTGGTCTCGTGCTCCAACTGGCAGTCGGGCCGGTTCGCCGCCTACCGGCACCTCGCCGAGCGCGACGACCTCGACGCCGTCGTCCACCTCGGCGACTACCTCTACGAGTACGGCCCCGGCGAGTTCGGCAGCGGACGCCCGCACGAGCCCGCCCGGGAGGTCCTCAGCCTCGCCGACTACCGCGTCCGGCACGCCCAGTACAAGACCGACCCGGAGCTCCAGCAGCTCCACGCCGCCTACCCGTGGGTCATCACCATCGACGACCACGAGGTCGCCAACGACGCCTGGTCCGGCGGCGCGGAGAACCACACCGAGGGCGCGGAGGGCTCCTACGCCGCCCGCCGGGCCGCCGCGATGCAGGCCTACCGCGAGTGGATGCCCGTGCGCACCGGCCCGGACGGCCGCATCTACCGGCGGCTGCGGTTCGGCACGCTCGCCGAGCTGACCATGCTGGACCTGCGCACCTACCGGTCGCAGCAGGTCGGCACGGACATCGGCCGCGCCGACGACCCCGACCGCAGCATCGCCGGCGCCGACCAGCTCGCGTTCCTGCGCGACGGCCTGGTCGCCTCGGACGCCCGGTGGAAGCTCGTCGGCAACCCGGTCATGTTCTCCCCGGTCCTCATCCCGGCGTTGCCGCAGGCGATAGGACGTCCGCTGGCCGAGCTGATCGGCGTCCCGGCGGACGGCGTGCCCATCAACGTCGACCAGTGGGACGGCTACCAGTACGACCGGCGCGTCCTGATCGACGCGCTGGCCCGGAACAACGTGCAGAACACGGTGTTCCTCACCGGCGACATCCACACGTCGTGGGCGTTCGAGGTGCCCTTCGACGCGGCCCTCTACCCGATCACCCGCCGGACGGTCGCGACGGAGCTGGTGGTCCCGTCGGTCACCTCGGACAACATCGACGAGCTGACCGGCGCACCGCCGCGCACGGTGTCCCTGGCCGCCGAGGCGGCGCTGACCACGCTCAACCGGCACCTGAAGTGGGTCGAGCTGGACTCCCACGGCTACTCGGTGCTGGACGTGACGGCCGACCGGGTCCGGATGGACTGGTACTTCCTGGCCGACCGGTCCCGCGCCGACTCCGCCGCGACCCTGGCCCGCACGTTCACCGTGGCGGCGGGCACCCAGCGGCTGAGGTGA
- a CDS encoding DMT family transporter, which yields MQTGWVGKFALLSAIWGASFALIKVSVDAGVPPVWVAFGRCFFGAVALGLVCLVTRTPLPRDRRVWGHALVVATLLNAVPFTLLAFGETLVSSVLAGVFNATMPLTTLVFVILVVPSERVTAARLAGLGIGFVGVLVVLGVWDGVGGDVLLGGLACLGATTCYGAGYAYTRRFFSGGSGSASALSAVQIMCATGELAVAAPVVGGMPHWPGWLAVGALVVLGAAGTGWAYVLNLGVIRAAGPTVASTVTYVAPVWSTALGALVLSEPVGWNTVVGGAVVIAGVVLARKPHNGEIAQKSDRQVVRSNKPR from the coding sequence GTGCAGACGGGTTGGGTGGGGAAGTTCGCGCTCTTGTCCGCCATTTGGGGTGCGAGCTTCGCGTTGATCAAGGTGTCCGTGGACGCCGGCGTGCCACCGGTCTGGGTGGCGTTCGGCCGGTGCTTCTTCGGCGCGGTGGCGTTGGGGCTGGTGTGCCTGGTCACGCGGACGCCGTTGCCGCGCGACCGCCGGGTGTGGGGGCACGCGCTGGTGGTCGCGACCCTGCTGAACGCGGTGCCGTTCACGCTGCTCGCGTTCGGGGAGACGCTGGTCAGTTCGGTCCTGGCGGGCGTCTTCAACGCCACCATGCCGCTGACCACGCTGGTGTTCGTCATCCTCGTCGTGCCCTCGGAGCGGGTCACGGCGGCTCGGCTGGCCGGTCTCGGGATCGGGTTCGTCGGGGTGCTGGTGGTGCTGGGCGTGTGGGACGGCGTGGGCGGTGACGTGCTCCTCGGCGGGCTGGCGTGCCTGGGCGCGACGACCTGTTACGGCGCGGGGTACGCCTACACGCGGCGGTTCTTCTCCGGCGGGTCCGGGTCGGCCTCGGCGCTGTCGGCCGTGCAGATCATGTGCGCGACCGGTGAGCTGGCGGTGGCGGCACCGGTGGTCGGGGGTATGCCGCACTGGCCCGGGTGGCTCGCCGTGGGCGCGCTGGTGGTGCTGGGCGCGGCGGGGACCGGGTGGGCGTACGTGTTGAACCTGGGCGTGATCCGGGCGGCGGGGCCGACGGTGGCCTCCACGGTCACCTACGTGGCCCCGGTGTGGTCCACGGCGCTGGGCGCGCTTGTGCTTTCCGAACCCGTCGGCTGGAACACTGTGGTGGGCGGTGCGGTCGTCATAGCGGGCGTTGTCCTGGCACGCAAGCCACACAATGGTGAGATCGCACAAAAGAGTGATCGTCAAGTGGTGCGATCGAACAAACCCCGGTGA
- a CDS encoding amino acid permease yields MTSVQGGFGQGSGVFRRKPIEQISEEKTGLTRTLGLWQLTAIGIGGIIGAGIFSLAGAVANKTAGPAVLISFLVAGIASAAAAFSYAEFAGLIPKAGSAYTYGYAVLGEIVGWFIGWDLLLEYTAIVAVVAIGISGYFNELLNLLGIDLPVWMLGAPGTETGDVAAGSYKVNLFAVVLCLIIAWILNLGMKNAARFETALVYLKVGIVLLVIVVGAFHINTDNYNPFFPFGFSGAMTGAATVFFAVFGYDAMSTAAEESKDSQRHMPKAIIYSLAISMVLYVLACLVLTGMVNYKDVDAESAFATAFSDIGLPALGIVISVGAVLGITTVLFTFLLGAARVGYSMSRDGLLPKWFAKVHPVKHVPTRTTWVLGIASAVIAGFLPIAEAAELTNIGILLAFVVVCVAVIVLRYKQPDLPRTFKTPGMPVVPVIGVVFSIWLITFLAPATWLRFAVWFAIGLVVYFAYSKRNSALEKGRSES; encoded by the coding sequence ATGACCTCCGTGCAGGGCGGCTTCGGCCAGGGCTCCGGCGTGTTCCGCCGCAAGCCCATCGAGCAGATCAGCGAAGAGAAGACCGGTCTCACCAGGACCCTGGGCCTCTGGCAGCTCACCGCGATCGGCATCGGCGGCATCATCGGAGCGGGCATCTTCTCGCTCGCGGGCGCCGTGGCCAACAAGACCGCCGGTCCTGCCGTGCTCATCTCGTTCCTGGTCGCGGGCATCGCCAGCGCGGCGGCGGCGTTCTCCTACGCCGAGTTCGCGGGCCTGATCCCCAAGGCGGGCTCCGCCTACACCTACGGGTACGCGGTGCTCGGCGAGATCGTCGGCTGGTTCATCGGGTGGGACCTGCTGCTGGAGTACACGGCGATCGTGGCGGTGGTCGCGATCGGCATCTCGGGCTACTTCAACGAGTTGCTCAACCTGCTCGGCATCGACCTGCCGGTCTGGATGCTCGGCGCACCCGGCACGGAGACCGGTGACGTCGCCGCGGGCAGCTACAAGGTCAACCTGTTCGCGGTCGTGCTGTGCCTGATCATCGCGTGGATCCTCAACCTGGGCATGAAGAACGCCGCCCGGTTCGAGACCGCGCTGGTCTACCTCAAGGTCGGCATCGTCCTGCTGGTGATCGTCGTCGGCGCGTTCCACATCAACACCGACAACTACAACCCGTTCTTCCCGTTCGGCTTCTCCGGCGCGATGACGGGTGCGGCCACGGTGTTCTTCGCAGTGTTCGGCTACGACGCCATGTCCACCGCGGCCGAGGAGTCCAAGGACTCGCAGCGGCACATGCCCAAGGCGATCATCTACTCGCTGGCCATCTCGATGGTGCTGTACGTGCTGGCCTGCCTCGTCCTGACCGGCATGGTGAACTACAAGGACGTCGACGCGGAGAGCGCGTTCGCCACGGCGTTCTCCGACATCGGCCTGCCCGCGCTGGGCATCGTCATCTCCGTCGGCGCGGTCCTGGGCATCACCACCGTGCTGTTCACGTTCCTGCTGGGCGCGGCCCGCGTCGGCTACTCGATGTCCCGCGACGGCCTGCTGCCGAAGTGGTTCGCGAAGGTGCACCCGGTCAAGCACGTGCCGACCCGCACGACGTGGGTGCTGGGCATCGCCTCCGCGGTCATCGCGGGCTTCCTGCCCATCGCCGAGGCCGCCGAGCTGACCAACATCGGCATCCTGCTGGCGTTCGTGGTGGTCTGCGTCGCCGTGATCGTGCTGCGGTACAAGCAGCCCGACCTGCCGCGCACGTTCAAGACGCCGGGCATGCCGGTGGTGCCGGTCATCGGTGTCGTGTTCTCGATCTGGCTGATCACCTTCCTCGCGCCGGCGACGTGGCTGCGGTTCGCGGTCTGGTTCGCCATCGGTCTGGTCGTCTACTTCGCCTACAGCAAGCGGAACTCCGCGCTGGAGAAGGGCCGCTCGGAGAGCTGA
- a CDS encoding zinc-binding dehydrogenase, translating into MFAVYAAEPSPQDPLAALRVGDRPDPEVPAGWVRVGVKAASLNMHDLWTLRGVGIKADKFPMTLGCDGAGVLEDGTEVVLHSVIGDPAWSGDETLDPGRTLLTEKYQGSFADYVVVPARNALPKPEGLTFEEAACMGTAWLTAYRMLFVKSGLRPGQTMLVQGASGGVSTALIQLGRAAGYRVWVTGRSEEKRALAESLGAHATFESSARLPERVDAVFETVGKATWSHSMKALKPGGIVVISGATSGDASAAELQRLFFLQLRVVGSTMGTREELGDLLAFCDLTGVRPQIGSTLPMEQAEEGFKAMLDGETAGKIVFTR; encoded by the coding sequence ATGTTCGCCGTCTACGCAGCCGAGCCGAGCCCGCAGGACCCCCTCGCCGCACTGCGCGTGGGTGACCGACCCGATCCCGAGGTGCCGGCCGGCTGGGTCCGCGTCGGCGTGAAGGCCGCCAGCCTGAACATGCACGACCTGTGGACCCTGCGCGGTGTCGGCATCAAGGCGGACAAGTTCCCCATGACCCTGGGCTGCGACGGCGCCGGCGTGCTGGAGGACGGCACGGAGGTCGTGCTGCACTCGGTCATCGGCGACCCGGCCTGGTCCGGTGACGAGACGCTGGACCCGGGCCGCACCCTGCTGACGGAGAAGTACCAGGGCAGCTTCGCCGACTACGTGGTCGTGCCGGCCCGCAACGCGCTGCCCAAGCCGGAGGGCCTGACGTTCGAGGAAGCCGCGTGCATGGGCACGGCGTGGCTGACGGCGTACCGGATGCTGTTCGTGAAGTCCGGGCTGCGCCCCGGCCAGACCATGCTGGTGCAGGGCGCGTCCGGCGGCGTCTCGACCGCGCTCATCCAGCTCGGCCGCGCGGCCGGTTACCGCGTGTGGGTGACCGGGCGGTCCGAGGAGAAGCGGGCGCTGGCCGAGTCGCTGGGCGCGCACGCCACCTTCGAGTCCAGCGCGCGCCTGCCCGAGCGGGTGGACGCGGTGTTCGAGACGGTCGGCAAGGCCACCTGGTCGCACTCGATGAAGGCGCTCAAGCCGGGCGGCATCGTCGTCATCTCCGGCGCGACCAGCGGTGACGCGAGCGCGGCCGAGTTGCAGCGGCTGTTCTTCCTCCAGCTTCGGGTGGTCGGCTCGACCATGGGCACGCGGGAGGAGCTGGGCGACCTGCTCGCGTTCTGCGACCTGACCGGCGTGCGCCCCCAGATCGGCAGCACCCTGCCGATGGAGCAGGCCGAAGAGGGCTTCAAGGCGATGCTGGACGGCGAGACCGCCGGCAAGATCGTCTTCACCCGCTGA